One genomic region from Athalia rosae chromosome 3, iyAthRosa1.1, whole genome shotgun sequence encodes:
- the LOC125500204 gene encoding uncharacterized protein LOC125500204 gives MAEDEQMNEEMFNDEWPEDQLLGPTEDPIPAQEQAQPAAPNKEEAAEPRSSANVAPAAEAAVEKVNSKGTRGGQGGRWSQSRQQEALATRMILNYVRLSHPNKRGRGNDHRKEQLTSSTNSQAQRYRKIQQLTFRCYKSKVPNPT, from the exons ATGGCGGAAGACGAACAG ATGAACGAAGAAATGTTTAACGACGAGTGGCCAGAGGATCAACTCTTGGGACCGACTGAAGACCCAATCCCAGCTCAAG AGCAAGCGCAGCCAGCGGCCCCCAACAAAGAAGAGGCGGCCGAACCCAGAAGCAGCGCCAACGTAGCCCCTGCCGCGGAAGCAGCAG TGGAAAAGGTGAACTCGAAGGGCACGCGGGGCGGCCAGGGCGGCCGGTGGTCGCAGTCCCGCCAACAAGAGGCCCTGGCCACCAGAATGATACTCAACTACGTAAGGCTGAGTCATCCCAACAAGCGTGGCAGGGGGAACGACCATAGAAAGG AACAACTAAcatcttccaccaattcccaAGCACaacgatatcgaaaaatacagCAGCTCACATTCCGGTGTTACAAATCAAAGGTTCCTAATCCCACATAG